Proteins co-encoded in one Metabacillus sp. KUDC1714 genomic window:
- the addA gene encoding helicase-exonuclease AddAB subunit AddA gives MSEIISKPENSQWTDDQWKAIVASGQDILVAAAAGSGKTAVLVERIIRKILSKENPVDVDALLVVTFTNASAAEMRSRIGEALEKALKENPSSLHLRRQLTLLNKASISTLHSFCLQVVRKYYYLINIDPSFRIADQTEGQLLIDEVLDEMFEEEYSREDNVEFFDLVDRYTSDRNDIELQTLIRELYFFSRSHPTPSLWLDQLTSMFDLENAEDIESLPFVQYLLQDIEMQLLGAMDQLEQAMELTKRPAGPAPRAENLVDDLKQVSELLRLKNSWDELSEQIKTFKLSRAKTVKGDQYDKALTDQVTSLRNAAKKQIEQLRDEMFSRTLKNYLQDFDQLKPVVTKLVSLVKQFADLYEGMKKEKGIVDFADLEHYCLQILQTEENGPSEAALFYKQQFVEVLVDEYQDTNLVQESILKLVTKDEEATGNLFMVGDVKQSIYRFRLAEPFLFLSKYKRFTQTAEQTGMRIDLSKNFRSRTEVLDGTNYLFKQIMGEKVGEIVYDHDAELKLGATYPESELMKTELLLIERGNGEDAEQDEETGVFDEQELETVQLEARLMAKKTKSLIDQQFQIYDRGIDGTRAVTYRDIVILLRSMPWAPQIMEEFKQAGIPVYANLSNGYFEATEVAIMLSLLKVIDNPFQDIPLASVLRSPVVGLDANELAHIRTFDKKGTYFDAVKALLEKGSIENQNLFIKLSSFVELLQGWREQARQGSVSDLIWQLYRDTKFFDFVGGMPGGKQRQANLRALYDRARQYEATSFRGLFRFLRFIERMQERGDDLGAARALGEQEDVVRLMTIHSSKGLEFPIVFIAGLSKQFNMMDLNKKYLLDKELGFGTKLINSKLRVSYPTLPYIALKKKMRMELLAEEMRVLYVALTRAKEKLYLLGTLKDPDKSIANWRNHLSHSEWLLPDFERAKAKTYLDWIGPALIRHQDCVILSDGQMSISDEITKHPSKWTIESVKSEELQETFEAEQKFNQDILAAISEGETVAIESEQKQQVNDQLTWVYPYKSATRNRSKQSVSELKRQREIQDEYSDQQLIRKQASQALLYNRPSFMQSKSISAAERGTAMHTVMQHLTLSEPIRKDDVIDKVQELVSKEVLTKELAEVINISQIVEFFSSPIGARLLHAKKVYREVPFSYALEAEQLYDDMENEPVLVQGVIDCLFEDEEGTVLLDYKTDTIKGLFPNGIADAEQVLKDRYRVQIDLYTKAIEDIIHRPLTEKYLFFFDGGYVIEM, from the coding sequence ATGAGTGAGATCATTTCAAAGCCTGAAAATAGTCAATGGACAGATGATCAGTGGAAGGCGATTGTTGCAAGTGGACAGGACATTTTAGTCGCTGCAGCTGCGGGTTCTGGGAAAACGGCCGTTTTAGTTGAGCGGATCATTAGAAAAATACTTTCAAAAGAAAATCCCGTAGATGTCGATGCTTTACTCGTTGTGACGTTTACAAATGCGTCTGCAGCTGAAATGAGAAGCCGTATCGGAGAAGCGTTAGAAAAAGCATTAAAGGAAAATCCATCCTCTCTCCATTTACGTAGACAGCTAACATTATTAAACAAGGCATCGATCTCGACGTTGCATTCCTTCTGTTTGCAGGTAGTAAGGAAGTATTATTATTTAATCAATATTGATCCTAGCTTTCGAATAGCTGATCAAACCGAAGGCCAATTACTGATTGATGAAGTTCTTGATGAGATGTTTGAGGAGGAGTATAGTCGTGAGGACAATGTAGAGTTTTTTGACCTTGTTGATCGTTATACATCTGATCGAAATGATATTGAGCTACAAACATTAATTCGAGAGCTTTACTTTTTTTCTAGATCGCATCCGACACCAAGTTTGTGGCTAGATCAGCTCACATCTATGTTTGATCTTGAAAATGCAGAGGATATTGAGTCATTACCCTTTGTTCAATATTTGCTGCAGGATATTGAAATGCAGCTATTAGGTGCAATGGATCAGCTTGAACAGGCAATGGAGCTAACAAAACGTCCGGCAGGTCCCGCACCTCGTGCAGAAAACCTAGTTGATGATTTAAAACAAGTTTCAGAGTTGTTGAGATTGAAAAATTCATGGGATGAACTTAGTGAGCAAATTAAGACGTTTAAATTATCTCGTGCAAAAACGGTTAAAGGTGATCAATATGATAAAGCCTTAACAGATCAAGTGACATCGTTACGAAATGCTGCAAAGAAACAAATTGAGCAGCTGCGCGATGAAATGTTTTCACGAACACTTAAGAATTACTTACAAGACTTTGATCAATTAAAGCCGGTTGTCACAAAGCTTGTTTCTCTTGTGAAACAATTCGCTGACCTTTATGAAGGCATGAAAAAAGAAAAAGGTATTGTAGATTTTGCAGATTTAGAGCATTATTGCCTACAAATTTTACAAACAGAAGAAAATGGGCCAAGTGAAGCGGCATTATTTTATAAACAACAGTTTGTTGAAGTATTAGTGGATGAATATCAGGATACAAACCTTGTTCAAGAATCGATTTTAAAGTTAGTAACAAAGGATGAAGAAGCAACAGGGAATTTATTTATGGTTGGCGATGTAAAGCAATCAATCTATCGCTTCCGCCTAGCTGAGCCGTTTTTATTTTTAAGCAAGTACAAGCGATTTACACAAACAGCAGAACAAACAGGGATGCGGATTGATTTATCGAAAAATTTCCGAAGCAGAACAGAAGTACTTGATGGAACAAACTATTTATTTAAACAAATCATGGGTGAGAAGGTTGGAGAGATTGTTTACGATCATGATGCAGAGTTAAAACTAGGCGCGACATATCCTGAAAGTGAACTTATGAAAACAGAGCTTTTGTTAATTGAACGAGGAAATGGTGAAGATGCTGAACAAGATGAAGAAACAGGAGTTTTTGACGAACAAGAACTAGAAACCGTTCAGCTTGAAGCAAGACTTATGGCAAAAAAAACAAAGTCACTTATCGATCAACAGTTCCAAATTTATGATCGTGGTATCGATGGTACTCGTGCTGTAACATATCGCGACATTGTAATTCTTCTTCGCTCGATGCCATGGGCACCGCAAATTATGGAAGAGTTTAAACAGGCGGGAATACCTGTCTATGCGAATCTTTCAAATGGCTATTTTGAAGCGACAGAGGTAGCGATTATGCTATCGTTGTTAAAAGTAATTGATAATCCTTTCCAGGACATTCCATTAGCATCAGTGTTGCGATCTCCAGTTGTTGGTTTAGATGCAAACGAGCTAGCACACATACGTACTTTTGATAAAAAAGGAACGTATTTTGATGCTGTTAAAGCTTTATTAGAAAAAGGTTCAATAGAGAATCAAAACCTTTTCATTAAACTAAGCTCGTTTGTAGAGCTTTTACAAGGCTGGCGTGAGCAAGCAAGACAAGGATCTGTATCAGACTTAATATGGCAGCTATATCGTGATACAAAGTTTTTTGATTTTGTTGGTGGAATGCCTGGTGGTAAACAGCGTCAAGCAAATTTACGTGCGCTATATGATCGTGCACGTCAATATGAAGCAACATCGTTTAGAGGCTTATTCAGGTTTTTACGCTTTATTGAACGAATGCAAGAGCGTGGTGATGACCTTGGTGCAGCCCGTGCCCTTGGCGAGCAGGAGGATGTTGTCAGGTTAATGACAATTCATAGCAGTAAAGGTCTAGAGTTCCCTATCGTCTTTATTGCAGGGCTCTCGAAGCAGTTTAATATGATGGATCTTAATAAAAAATACTTGCTTGATAAGGAACTAGGATTTGGCACAAAATTGATCAATTCAAAATTACGTGTAAGCTACCCAACATTGCCTTATATCGCCCTTAAAAAGAAAATGCGAATGGAACTTCTCGCAGAAGAAATGCGTGTGCTATATGTTGCTTTGACGAGGGCAAAAGAGAAGCTTTATTTACTTGGAACATTGAAGGATCCTGATAAATCGATTGCTAATTGGCGAAATCACCTCTCTCATTCAGAGTGGTTATTACCAGACTTCGAACGTGCGAAAGCGAAAACCTACTTAGACTGGATCGGACCTGCATTAATTCGTCATCAAGATTGTGTAATCCTTAGTGATGGGCAAATGTCTATAAGTGACGAAATCACAAAGCATCCTTCAAAATGGACAATTGAATCCGTGAAAAGTGAGGAGCTTCAAGAAACCTTTGAGGCTGAGCAGAAGTTTAATCAAGATATTCTAGCGGCAATTAGTGAAGGTGAAACAGTAGCAATCGAAAGTGAACAAAAGCAACAGGTGAATGATCAATTAACATGGGTCTATCCTTACAAATCTGCCACACGAAATCGATCAAAGCAATCAGTATCCGAATTAAAAAGACAAAGAGAAATTCAAGATGAATATAGTGATCAGCAGCTGATTAGGAAGCAGGCATCGCAAGCCCTTTTATATAATCGACCAAGCTTTATGCAAAGCAAGTCAATTTCAGCAGCTGAACGCGGAACAGCAATGCACACAGTTATGCAGCATTTGACGCTTAGTGAGCCGATTAGGAAAGATGATGTGATAGATAAAGTTCAAGAGCTAGTTAGTAAAGAAGTTCTTACAAAGGAATTAGCTGAGGTTATTAATATTTCTCAAATTGTTGAGTTTTTCTCTTCACCTATTGGAGCAAGACTCCTTCATGCTAAAAAGGTCTATCGCGAAGTACCATTTAGTTACGCGCTCGAAGCGGAGCAGCTGTATGATGATATGGAAAATGAGCCTGTCTTAGTACAAGGTGTGATTGATTGTTTATTTGAGGATGAGGAAGGTACTGTACTTTTGGATTATAAGACAGATACAATCAAAGGTCTTTTTCCTAACGGTATTGCTGATGCAGAACAGGTACTAAAAGATCGTTATCGTGTTCAAATTGATTTATATACAAAAGCAATTGAGGACATTATTCACCGACCTCTTACTGAAAAATATTTATTTTTCTTTGATGGCGGATATGTAATCGAGATGTAA
- a CDS encoding exonuclease SbcCD subunit D codes for MRILHTADWHLGRSLEGRSRLAEQAQFIDELVKIVEEEKVDAILMAGDAFDTVNPPAAAEQLFYDGLSRLSDYGKRPIIVIAGNHDNPDRLSAASPLAGNHSIHLIGYPSHEVLKIDVPRVQQQMMVAALAYPSEARLEQVLSEAHDEVLLRNKYDERIRELFSIMSKQFQPDTVNMAMSHIHVAGGSSSDSERPIEVGGAYTVAATSMPEAAQYVALGHLHRPQNINRASTLTRYSGSPLAYSFSEIGYAKSVTILDAEPNQPVVMKEIPLSSGKSLVKWKANEGINQVHSWLEEGRDSSAWIDLEIHLTTTLSIEEIHRLRKWHPGFIHIRPVFQQELEVATTRQANLPIDQLFSQFYEKQTGGAKPEQELVKLFLELVQQDDDLEEGDEE; via the coding sequence ATGCGAATATTGCATACAGCAGATTGGCACCTAGGTCGGTCACTAGAAGGTCGCAGTCGCTTAGCAGAGCAAGCACAATTTATCGATGAGCTTGTTAAGATTGTCGAAGAGGAAAAAGTGGATGCTATTTTAATGGCTGGTGATGCGTTCGATACAGTTAATCCACCAGCCGCAGCGGAGCAACTGTTTTACGATGGACTATCACGATTATCTGATTACGGAAAACGTCCGATCATTGTAATTGCTGGAAATCATGATAATCCTGATCGCCTATCAGCTGCATCGCCATTAGCAGGTAATCATTCAATCCATTTAATCGGATATCCAAGTCACGAGGTTCTAAAAATTGATGTGCCACGTGTGCAACAACAAATGATGGTTGCTGCATTAGCGTATCCATCTGAAGCGAGACTTGAGCAAGTACTTTCAGAAGCACATGATGAAGTGCTGTTAAGAAATAAATATGATGAAAGAATTAGAGAGCTTTTTTCGATTATGAGCAAACAATTCCAGCCAGATACGGTAAATATGGCAATGAGTCACATTCATGTTGCTGGAGGGAGCTCATCTGATTCTGAACGTCCGATCGAGGTTGGTGGAGCGTATACAGTTGCAGCAACAAGTATGCCTGAAGCAGCACAATATGTTGCGTTAGGGCATTTGCATCGTCCCCAAAACATAAACCGAGCGAGTACATTAACGAGATATTCAGGTTCACCGCTTGCCTATAGTTTTTCAGAAATAGGCTATGCGAAGTCAGTAACAATTTTAGATGCTGAACCAAATCAGCCGGTTGTCATGAAGGAAATTCCGTTATCCTCTGGAAAATCGCTTGTGAAATGGAAAGCGAATGAAGGGATAAATCAGGTTCACAGCTGGTTAGAGGAAGGTCGTGATTCTTCGGCATGGATTGATTTAGAAATTCATCTAACTACAACTCTATCGATCGAAGAGATTCATCGTTTGCGAAAATGGCATCCAGGCTTTATTCATATTCGCCCTGTTTTTCAGCAAGAGTTGGAGGTTGCTACGACAAGGCAAGCCAATTTACCGATTGATCAATTATTTTCACAGTTTTATGAAAAGCAAACAGGCGGAGCAAAGCCAGAGCAGGAGTTAGTCAAACTATTCTTAGAGCTAGTCCAACAGGATGATGATCTTGAGGAAGGTGATGAAGAATGA
- a CDS encoding MFS transporter: MKNRAIDLFMWIAATSVASNIYLLIPIYSAVAEGLSITYEEVIFSSTLFTFCYALGLLSFGPISEYFSKKRVLFFGMLASSLLTFVITFSNSLLSFYLIRSFQGYVLGSFAPVAYAYCFDVFHANRRSFVIAVINMGFLMAGILGQLISSSLVAAYDWRGIFYFLGCIYILLAFSTLFTLPSVPHSFTKSSSKETSIFSSKLLQPSIILGLSITFVTLMSFVAFYDELAQHYTGEEEALFYSRCIGLVGTPLSLLCGNWLKKHKAKKMLLICLSIIIISLLLMLLTNNLVMITLLSTLYVSAIAVFIPSLITFIGEAAAKKRAAAISLYSFTLLIGASLGPIVANVLSFQSVISLFSILFGLAFILLLFTKNHLIQRG; encoded by the coding sequence ATGAAAAATCGAGCCATTGACTTGTTTATGTGGATTGCAGCGACTAGTGTGGCAAGCAATATTTATTTGCTCATTCCAATTTACTCAGCTGTTGCAGAAGGATTATCAATTACATATGAAGAGGTTATATTTTCAAGTACATTATTTACATTTTGTTACGCTCTAGGTCTTTTAAGCTTTGGTCCTATTTCTGAATACTTCTCAAAGAAGAGAGTGTTATTTTTCGGAATGCTTGCTTCTAGCCTCTTAACATTTGTTATTACTTTTTCCAATTCATTATTAAGCTTTTATCTTATAAGAAGTTTCCAAGGCTATGTATTAGGTAGTTTTGCACCCGTTGCCTATGCATATTGCTTTGATGTATTTCATGCAAACCGCAGATCCTTTGTCATTGCAGTTATCAACATGGGATTTTTAATGGCGGGTATCCTTGGTCAGCTAATCAGTTCTTCTTTGGTAGCTGCTTATGATTGGAGAGGGATTTTTTATTTTCTTGGTTGTATTTATATTCTTCTAGCTTTTAGCACATTATTTACACTTCCTTCGGTTCCCCACTCTTTTACCAAGAGCTCTTCAAAAGAAACGTCTATTTTTTCTAGCAAACTGCTACAGCCCTCCATTATTTTAGGATTATCCATCACCTTTGTTACTTTAATGTCCTTTGTTGCTTTTTATGATGAATTAGCCCAGCACTATACTGGGGAAGAAGAAGCACTTTTTTATAGTAGATGTATAGGTTTGGTTGGGACACCCCTATCCTTATTATGCGGAAACTGGCTAAAAAAGCATAAAGCTAAAAAGATGCTTCTTATCTGCTTGTCTATTATTATCATTTCACTTTTATTGATGTTACTAACAAATAATCTTGTTATGATCACTTTACTGTCTACCTTATATGTATCGGCAATCGCTGTCTTCATCCCTTCTCTTATTACATTTATTGGAGAAGCGGCTGCTAAAAAACGAGCGGCTGCAATCTCTCTATACTCCTTTACATTACTAATAGGGGCAAGTCTCGGGCCAATCGTTGCAAATGTTTTATCCTTCCAAAGCGTCATTTCTTTATTTTCCATTTTATTTGGATTGGCTTTTATCTTACTTTTATTTACTAAAAATCATCTAATACAAAGAGGCTGA
- the addB gene encoding helicase-exonuclease AddAB subunit AddB, with the protein MSIQFILGRSGSGKTEAILNEIRNKLFEEPIGRPIIYLVPDQMTFGAEYELIKTPNLGGMIRAQTFSFSRLAWRILQETGGMTRHHLSSTGIQMMLRKLVEQYKQEFKVFTKASDKNGFIQQLEAMLTEFKRYCLSPQELDEYLAGATTELDKKSLTDKLHDMALLYKQLEIELSNQYVDSEDYLHLLAEKVQESDYLRSADIYIDGFHSFTPQEYEVVAALMKNAANVKIALTADKPYEEHLPHELHLFHMTGKTYNKILKAALEAGKEVDEPIVLREQHRFTGNLSLGHLEKFYDTRPTSVYEKKTSLTIFQAANRRSEVEGIARQIHTLIRQGSYRYRDLALLIRNANDYRDVIEQVFRDYEIPFFIDQKQSMLNHPLVEFIRSTLEIINGHWRHEAVFRAVKTELLFPFEMKRQVMREEMDLLENYCLSYGIQGSKWTKDEKWHYRRFYSLDDDFVVTDEEKQMEDKLNQLRSIVVKPILALQKRIKRSKTGRDLAQSLYLYLEELQIPEKIESLRINAEEKGLLLEAREHDQVWQAVINLLDEFVEMLSDENVSLKLFAEILETGLESMKFSLVPPAIDQVLIADLEKSRFFHVKCSFIVGVNDGVIPARPKEEGILTEDDREALHFQGINLAPTARQQLLDENFTIYMALSSPSEHLYLSYPMADDEGKALLPSVIVKRIEEMFPKVEKQRLLNEPEQLSLEEQLSFIVNKNVTLSYITSQLQSWKRGYPVHPIWWDAYNHFITSEYQLLTKRVLSSLSYQNKPEQLETSVSRELYGEHIQGSVSRMEQFNSCAFSHFASHGLKLKERKFFKLEAPDIGQMFHSALKLISDRLQQLNLDWKELTKDQCERLSNDAVEKLAPRLQREILLSSNRFHYIKHKLQKILARASAILSEHAKASGFTPVGLELAFGKGGELPPIRFTLPNGCTMEVAGRIDRVDKATGSNGVLLRIVDYKSSDKNVQLTEVYYGLALQMLTYLDVIISNSSMWLGEKATPAGVLYFHVHDPMIQANTMLSEDKLDDEIFKKFKMKGLLLGDEEAVRLMDNSLSEGSTSNIIAAGLKKEGGFRANSSVASEDEFDLLRNHVRSSFERIGTNITDGIIDISPYKLKDKMPCTFCEYKSVCQFDESLQENNFRVLKSEKNEEVLKRMREEVRGDE; encoded by the coding sequence GTGAGCATTCAATTTATTCTAGGGCGTTCAGGGAGCGGGAAAACTGAAGCCATCTTAAATGAAATAAGAAACAAGCTATTTGAAGAACCAATCGGCCGTCCAATCATTTACCTTGTACCAGATCAAATGACGTTTGGGGCAGAGTATGAATTAATAAAGACACCGAATTTAGGTGGAATGATCCGTGCGCAAACGTTTAGTTTTAGTAGGTTAGCATGGAGAATTCTCCAGGAAACAGGTGGGATGACTCGTCATCATCTTTCAAGCACAGGCATTCAGATGATGTTACGAAAGCTAGTTGAACAATATAAGCAGGAATTTAAAGTGTTCACGAAGGCTAGTGATAAGAACGGTTTTATCCAGCAACTTGAAGCTATGCTGACTGAATTTAAACGTTATTGTTTATCACCACAAGAGTTAGATGAATACTTGGCAGGTGCTACAACGGAATTAGATAAAAAGTCATTAACAGACAAGCTTCATGATATGGCATTACTTTATAAACAGTTAGAAATTGAACTTAGTAATCAATATGTAGACTCAGAGGATTATTTACACTTGCTTGCTGAAAAGGTACAGGAGTCAGACTATTTGCGATCAGCGGATATTTATATTGATGGTTTTCATAGCTTTACTCCTCAGGAATACGAGGTTGTTGCAGCTTTAATGAAAAATGCAGCAAATGTGAAAATAGCCCTTACAGCTGATAAGCCATATGAAGAGCATTTACCTCATGAGTTACATTTATTTCATATGACTGGAAAAACTTACAATAAAATTCTAAAAGCTGCTTTAGAAGCGGGGAAAGAAGTTGACGAGCCAATCGTATTGCGAGAGCAGCATCGATTTACTGGTAATCTCTCTCTCGGGCATTTAGAGAAATTTTATGATACTAGACCAACTAGTGTTTATGAGAAAAAAACTAGCTTGACAATCTTTCAAGCGGCAAATCGTCGTTCAGAAGTAGAAGGAATTGCACGACAAATTCATACACTCATCAGACAGGGAAGCTATCGTTATCGTGATCTAGCATTACTTATCCGCAATGCAAACGATTATCGTGACGTGATTGAACAAGTGTTTCGTGATTATGAGATACCGTTTTTTATCGATCAAAAGCAATCTATGCTTAACCATCCATTAGTTGAATTCATTCGTTCTACTTTAGAGATCATTAATGGGCATTGGCGTCATGAGGCGGTTTTCCGAGCTGTAAAAACAGAGTTGCTATTTCCATTTGAGATGAAAAGGCAAGTAATGCGTGAGGAAATGGACTTATTAGAAAACTATTGTTTATCATATGGTATTCAAGGTTCTAAGTGGACAAAGGATGAAAAATGGCACTATCGACGATTTTATTCACTTGACGATGACTTTGTTGTGACAGATGAAGAAAAGCAGATGGAGGACAAGCTTAACCAACTTCGTTCTATTGTTGTTAAGCCGATCTTAGCTTTACAAAAAAGAATAAAACGCAGCAAAACAGGAAGGGATCTTGCTCAAAGTTTGTATCTTTATTTAGAAGAATTACAAATACCTGAAAAAATAGAGAGTCTTCGTATTAACGCTGAAGAAAAGGGCCTTTTATTAGAGGCGAGGGAGCATGATCAAGTATGGCAGGCAGTGATCAACTTATTAGATGAATTTGTTGAAATGCTTTCAGATGAAAATGTTTCCTTGAAATTGTTTGCTGAAATTCTTGAAACAGGGCTTGAATCTATGAAGTTTTCATTAGTCCCACCAGCAATTGATCAAGTATTAATTGCTGATCTTGAAAAATCTAGATTCTTCCATGTGAAGTGCTCATTTATCGTAGGAGTAAATGACGGTGTGATTCCGGCAAGACCGAAAGAGGAAGGGATTTTAACAGAGGATGACCGTGAAGCACTGCATTTTCAAGGCATAAATCTTGCGCCAACAGCAAGACAGCAGCTTCTTGATGAGAACTTTACAATTTATATGGCTTTGTCTAGTCCATCTGAACATCTTTATTTATCTTACCCAATGGCAGATGATGAGGGTAAAGCATTGCTTCCTTCTGTTATTGTTAAACGGATTGAAGAGATGTTTCCAAAGGTTGAAAAACAACGACTTTTAAATGAGCCTGAACAGCTATCTTTAGAAGAGCAGCTTTCATTTATTGTGAATAAGAATGTAACCTTATCCTATATTACGTCACAGCTACAATCATGGAAGCGCGGGTATCCAGTTCATCCAATTTGGTGGGATGCCTATAATCACTTTATAACATCGGAATATCAACTGCTAACCAAAAGGGTATTAAGCAGTCTATCCTATCAAAATAAGCCAGAGCAATTAGAAACATCCGTAAGCCGTGAGCTATATGGTGAGCATATTCAAGGAAGTGTCTCGCGAATGGAGCAATTTAATAGCTGCGCATTCTCACACTTTGCCTCACACGGCTTAAAGCTGAAAGAGAGAAAATTTTTCAAGCTAGAAGCACCTGATATCGGGCAAATGTTCCACTCAGCGTTAAAGCTAATATCTGATCGATTACAGCAGTTAAACCTAGACTGGAAGGAGCTAACGAAGGATCAATGTGAGCGGTTATCAAATGATGCAGTTGAAAAACTTGCCCCGCGCTTGCAAAGAGAGATCCTACTTAGTTCAAATCGATTTCATTATATTAAACATAAGCTGCAAAAAATTCTTGCTCGCGCTTCAGCTATTTTAAGTGAACACGCAAAGGCTAGTGGCTTTACACCTGTTGGCTTAGAGCTTGCCTTTGGGAAGGGGGGCGAGCTTCCACCAATTCGTTTTACTCTTCCAAATGGCTGTACGATGGAGGTAGCTGGTAGGATTGACCGAGTGGACAAAGCAACAGGATCAAACGGTGTCCTGCTGCGTATCGTTGACTACAAATCTAGTGATAAAAATGTTCAACTAACTGAGGTGTATTACGGATTAGCCCTACAAATGCTTACTTATTTAGACGTCATTATCTCTAATTCAAGTATGTGGCTTGGAGAAAAAGCGACCCCTGCTGGTGTTTTATATTTCCATGTGCATGATCCGATGATTCAGGCAAATACAATGTTGTCAGAGGACAAGCTTGATGATGAGATTTTTAAAAAGTTTAAAATGAAGGGGTTATTGCTTGGAGACGAGGAAGCAGTCCGTTTAATGGACAACAGTCTAAGTGAAGGAAGTACATCAAATATTATCGCAGCAGGCTTGAAAAAAGAAGGTGGATTCCGGGCAAATTCGAGTGTAGCCAGTGAAGATGAATTCGATTTGTTAAGAAATCATGTCCGCTCTTCTTTTGAAAGAATCGGCACGAATATCACGGACGGAATCATTGATATTAGTCCGTATAAGCTAAAGGACAAAATGCCATGCACGTTCTGTGAATATAAATCGGTTTGCCAATTTGATGAATCACTACAAGAAAATAATTTTAGAGTATTAAAAAGTGAAAAAAATGAAGAGGTGTTAAAACGTATGAGAGAGGAGGTAAGAGGTGATGAGTGA